The Streptomyces camelliae genome window below encodes:
- the dop gene encoding depupylase/deamidase Dop codes for MTVRRVMGIETEYGISVPGHPNANAMLTSSQIVNAYAAAMHRARRARWDFEEENPLRDARGFDLAREAADASQLTDEDIGLANVILTNGARLYVDHAHPEYSAPEVTNPRDAVLWDKAGERIMAEAAERAAQLPGAQPIHLYKNNTDNKGASYGTHENYLMKRETPFSDIVRHLTPFFVSRQVFAGAGRVGIGQDGHEHGFQLSQRADYFEVEVGLETTLKRPIINTRDEPHADAEKYRRLHVIIGDANLSEISTYLKLGTTALVLSMIEDGFIAVDLAVDQPVRTLHQVSHDPGLKRLVTLRSGRTLTAVQLQMEYFELSRKYVEERYGADADEQTKDVLSRWEDTLNRLENDPMSLAGELDWVAKRELMEGYRRRDGLDWDSARLHLVDLQYADVRAEKGLYNRLAARGRMKRLLDESEVDRARTKPPEDTRAYFRGRCLEQYADDVAAASWDSVIFDLPGRDSLQRVPTLEPLRGTRNHVKELLDRCRTAEDLVRVLSGG; via the coding sequence CCGCCGGGCCCGCTGGGACTTCGAGGAGGAGAATCCGCTCCGGGACGCGCGGGGCTTCGACCTCGCCAGGGAGGCCGCCGACGCCAGCCAGCTCACCGACGAGGACATCGGCCTCGCCAATGTGATCCTCACCAACGGCGCGCGGCTGTACGTCGACCACGCCCACCCCGAGTACAGCGCCCCCGAGGTGACCAACCCGCGCGACGCCGTGCTGTGGGACAAGGCCGGCGAGCGCATCATGGCCGAGGCCGCCGAGCGGGCCGCGCAGCTCCCCGGCGCCCAGCCGATCCACCTCTACAAGAACAACACCGACAACAAGGGCGCCTCCTACGGGACGCACGAGAACTACCTGATGAAGCGGGAGACCCCCTTCTCGGACATCGTGCGCCACCTGACGCCGTTCTTCGTCTCCCGTCAGGTCTTCGCCGGAGCGGGCCGCGTCGGCATCGGCCAGGACGGGCACGAGCACGGCTTCCAGCTCAGCCAGCGCGCGGACTACTTCGAGGTCGAGGTCGGCCTGGAGACGACGCTGAAGCGCCCGATCATCAACACCCGCGACGAGCCGCACGCCGACGCCGAGAAGTACCGCAGGCTGCACGTGATCATCGGCGACGCGAACCTGTCCGAGATCTCGACGTACCTGAAGCTGGGCACGACCGCCCTGGTGCTCTCCATGATCGAGGACGGTTTCATCGCGGTGGACCTGGCGGTCGACCAGCCCGTGCGCACCCTCCACCAGGTCTCCCACGACCCCGGCCTCAAGCGCCTGGTCACGCTCCGCAGCGGCCGCACACTCACCGCGGTCCAGTTGCAGATGGAGTACTTCGAGCTGTCCCGCAAGTACGTCGAGGAGCGCTACGGCGCGGACGCGGACGAGCAGACCAAGGACGTCCTGAGCCGTTGGGAGGACACTCTCAACCGGCTTGAGAACGATCCGATGAGTCTGGCCGGCGAGCTGGACTGGGTCGCCAAGCGCGAGCTGATGGAGGGCTACCGCCGCCGTGACGGCCTCGACTGGGACTCCGCCCGGCTGCACCTGGTCGACCTCCAGTACGCCGACGTACGAGCCGAGAAGGGGCTCTACAACCGTCTGGCGGCCCGCGGACGCATGAAGCGGCTGCTGGACGAGTCCGAGGTCGACCGGGCCCGTACGAAGCCGCCGGAGGACACACGCGCGTACTTCCGCGGCCGCTGCCTGGAGCAGTACGCGGACGACGTCGCCGCCGCGAGCTGGGACTCGGTCATCTTCGACCTCCCCGGCCGCGACTCCCTCCAGCGCGTCCCAACCCTGGAACCGCTACGCGGAACGCGAAATCACGTCAAGGAGCTGCTGGACCGCTGCCGCACGGCGGAAGACCTGGTCAGGGTGCTGTCGGGCGGCTGA
- a CDS encoding ubiquitin-like protein Pup, protein MSTKDTGGGQQKATRSTEEVEEQAQDAQAQGDLKERHEKLSDDVDSVLDEIDDVLEENAEDFVRSFVQKGGQ, encoded by the coding sequence ATGTCAACCAAGGACACCGGCGGCGGCCAGCAGAAGGCCACACGCTCCACCGAAGAGGTCGAGGAGCAGGCGCAGGACGCGCAGGCCCAGGGAGACCTCAAGGAGCGCCACGAGAAGCTGTCCGACGACGTGGACTCCGTCCTGGACGAGATCGATGACGTCCTGGAGGAGAACGCCGAGGACTTCGTGCGCTCCTTCGTGCAAAAGGGCGGACAGTAG
- the prcB gene encoding proteasome subunit beta: MEANTRGTGRLPAAFLTPGSSSFMDFLSEHQPELLPGNRQLPPTQGVIEAPHGTTIVAVTFPGGVVLAGDRRATMGNIIAQRDIEKVFPADEYSAVGIAGTAGLAVEMVKLFQLELEHFEKVEGAQLSLEGKANRLSTMIRSNLGMAMQGLAVVPLFAGYDLDREKGRIFSYDVTGGRSEEHNFAATGSGSIFARGAMKKLFRDDLTEEQATTLVVQALYDAADDDSATGGPDVARRIYPIITVITEDGFRRLTEDESSELSRAVLQRRLEEPDGPKAALL; the protein is encoded by the coding sequence GTGGAAGCCAATACTCGTGGCACCGGGCGTCTACCAGCTGCCTTCCTGACGCCAGGCTCTTCTTCGTTCATGGACTTCCTCTCCGAGCACCAGCCCGAGCTGCTGCCCGGCAACCGGCAGCTGCCGCCCACCCAGGGCGTGATCGAGGCGCCGCACGGCACGACCATCGTGGCCGTGACGTTCCCCGGAGGCGTGGTGCTCGCCGGTGACCGGCGCGCGACGATGGGCAACATCATCGCGCAGCGGGACATCGAGAAGGTGTTCCCGGCGGACGAGTACTCGGCGGTCGGCATCGCCGGCACCGCGGGTCTCGCCGTCGAGATGGTCAAGCTCTTCCAGCTGGAGCTGGAGCACTTCGAGAAGGTCGAGGGCGCCCAGCTGTCCCTGGAGGGCAAGGCGAACCGGCTGTCGACGATGATCCGCTCCAACCTCGGCATGGCCATGCAGGGCCTCGCCGTGGTCCCCCTCTTCGCGGGGTACGACCTGGACCGCGAGAAGGGGCGCATCTTCTCCTACGACGTCACGGGCGGCCGCAGCGAGGAGCACAACTTCGCGGCGACGGGCTCCGGCTCGATCTTCGCGCGCGGTGCGATGAAGAAGCTGTTCCGTGACGACCTGACCGAGGAGCAGGCCACCACGCTGGTGGTCCAGGCCCTCTACGACGCGGCAGACGACGACTCGGCGACCGGTGGTCCCGATGTCGCCCGCCGGATCTACCCGATCATCACCGTGATCACCGAGGACGGCTTCCGCCGGCTCACCGAGGACGAGTCCTCGGAGCTCTCCCGCGCGGTGCTCCAGCGCCGCCTGGAGGAGCCCGACGGCCCCAAGGCCGCCCTGCTCTGA
- the prcA gene encoding proteasome subunit alpha, with protein sequence MSTPFYVSPQQAMADRAEYARKGIARGRSLVVLQYADGIVFVGENPSRALHKFSEIYDRIGFAAAGKYNEYENLRIGGVRYADLRGYTYDRDDVTARGLANVYAQTLGTIFSSAAEKPYEVELIVAEVGETAEGDQIYRLPHDGSIVDEHGSVAVGGNPEQISTYLDREHRDGMTLAEALQLAVKALSRDPNGTQREIPADRLEVAVLDRTRPQKRKFKRIVGRQLARLLEADGGATEAETAEEPEESGEE encoded by the coding sequence GTGTCGACGCCGTTCTATGTCTCACCCCAGCAGGCCATGGCCGACCGGGCCGAGTACGCCCGCAAGGGCATCGCCCGCGGCCGCAGCCTCGTCGTGCTGCAGTACGCCGACGGCATCGTGTTCGTCGGCGAGAACCCGTCCCGCGCGCTGCACAAGTTCAGCGAGATCTACGACCGGATCGGCTTCGCCGCCGCAGGCAAGTACAACGAGTACGAGAACCTGCGCATCGGCGGCGTCCGCTACGCCGACCTGCGCGGCTACACCTACGACCGCGACGACGTCACCGCCCGTGGCCTCGCCAACGTCTACGCCCAGACGCTGGGCACGATCTTCTCCTCGGCCGCCGAGAAGCCGTACGAGGTGGAGCTGATCGTCGCCGAGGTGGGGGAGACCGCCGAGGGCGACCAGATCTACCGGCTGCCGCACGACGGCTCCATCGTGGACGAGCACGGCTCGGTCGCGGTCGGCGGCAACCCGGAGCAGATCAGCACCTATCTGGACCGCGAGCACCGCGACGGCATGACCCTGGCCGAGGCGCTGCAGCTCGCCGTGAAGGCCCTGTCCCGCGACCCCAACGGCACCCAGCGGGAGATCCCCGCCGATCGCCTGGAGGTCGCGGTGCTGGACCGCACACGTCCGCAGAAGCGCAAGTTCAAGCGCATCGTCGGCCGCCAGCTCGCCCGCCTGCTGGAGGCGGACGGCGGGGCCACCGAGGCGGAGACCGCCGAGGAGCCCGAGGAGTCCGGGGAGGAGTAG
- a CDS encoding LacI family DNA-binding transcriptional regulator — MARSSTRPTSRDVAQAAGVSQAAVSLVLGDKWRGRVSEATAERVREAARDLGYRPNLAARNLRLGRTRTVLLVVPALTTEFFAGVYTGAARVAAENGFGVVLYPSPEGIGPARDPFASAQAALDGVIASSMAADALTAIRGDQLPLVMLDSDPEGSMGAATVNLDIADGVRQVTDHLLGLGHRRVLHLAADVPSWTFEIRARELAARMAAVPGTQVRTARAPISIEDALAATEAALRLPGPRPTAVVCDDDKLAAGAYKAVRRLGLRIPDDISVTGLDDLALATALDPELTTVRLDAELFGERGMRALLAVLEGEEPAGGDIPVQLVVRASTAPPPGV, encoded by the coding sequence GTGGCACGCAGCAGTACGCGCCCGACCAGCCGTGACGTCGCCCAGGCGGCCGGGGTCTCGCAGGCCGCCGTCTCGCTCGTGCTGGGCGACAAGTGGCGCGGCCGTGTCTCCGAGGCCACCGCCGAGCGGGTCCGCGAGGCCGCGCGCGACCTCGGCTACCGTCCCAACCTCGCCGCCCGCAACCTCCGGCTCGGCCGCACCCGCACGGTCCTGCTGGTCGTGCCCGCGCTGACGACGGAGTTCTTCGCGGGCGTCTACACGGGCGCCGCGCGCGTGGCGGCCGAGAACGGCTTCGGGGTCGTCCTGTATCCCTCCCCCGAGGGCATCGGCCCGGCCCGCGACCCGTTCGCCTCCGCGCAGGCGGCGCTGGACGGTGTCATCGCCTCCTCCATGGCCGCCGACGCGCTCACCGCGATCCGCGGCGACCAGCTGCCGCTGGTCATGCTGGACAGCGACCCGGAGGGCAGCATGGGCGCGGCCACCGTGAACCTGGACATCGCCGACGGCGTCCGCCAGGTCACCGACCATCTGCTGGGCCTCGGCCACCGCCGAGTGCTGCATCTCGCCGCGGACGTGCCCTCCTGGACCTTCGAGATCCGCGCGCGCGAACTGGCGGCACGCATGGCGGCCGTGCCGGGCACCCAGGTCCGTACGGCCAGGGCCCCGATCTCCATCGAGGACGCCCTGGCCGCGACCGAGGCCGCGCTCCGGCTGCCCGGCCCCCGGCCGACGGCGGTGGTCTGCGACGACGACAAGCTGGCCGCCGGCGCCTACAAGGCCGTCCGCCGGCTCGGCCTGCGCATCCCGGACGACATCTCGGTCACCGGCCTCGACGACCTCGCCCTGGCCACCGCCCTCGACCCCGAGCTGACGACGGTACGACTGGACGCCGAGCTCTTCGGCGAACGGGGCATGCGGGCCCTGCTGGCGGTCCTGGAGGGCGAGGAGCCCGCGGGCGGGGACATCCCGGTCCAGCTGGTCGTCCGGGCCTCCACGGCCCCGCCACCGGGCGTCTAG
- a CDS encoding MFS transporter gives MATGYLEILRARHALRLLTGTLVGRLPNATAAIALVLFVRAEGGTYSLAGALAAVYGVANAVGQPVLGRLVDLHGQPRVQLPAALLAALSMTVFALSGTDPLPLAYASVAVAGLFAPPLEGGLRALWPSVLRREEQVHTAYAMDAIAQEVMFTVGPLLVTLCVSLWDERAALLVLNLLGVLGALSVVVSPPSRAWRSAPREAHWLGALRSPGLLALLGAFLFIGIALGSITVASVSYADGHGGDAVYGWMMAGLGLGALAGGTVYGARRWAGAPERRLRFLVALLAVCYLPLTLVPGAPAMVLLTVLSGVFLAPCIACAFIIVDRHAPSGTVTEAFSWLVTTFTVGASVGTGLAGPVVQAGGTVWGFAVPGVAGAVSLLVLLTTARVLAAPACGEVVAASSENDPNRAVEPRFSSGDRA, from the coding sequence ATGGCCACCGGATACCTGGAGATACTCCGGGCGCGGCACGCGCTGCGGCTGCTCACCGGCACCCTGGTGGGCCGGCTGCCCAACGCCACCGCCGCGATCGCCCTGGTGCTGTTCGTCCGCGCCGAGGGCGGCACGTACAGCCTCGCCGGCGCCCTCGCGGCCGTCTACGGCGTCGCCAACGCGGTCGGCCAGCCGGTGCTGGGCCGGCTCGTGGACCTGCACGGCCAGCCGCGCGTCCAGCTGCCCGCCGCCCTCCTCGCCGCCCTCTCCATGACCGTCTTCGCCCTGTCCGGCACCGACCCGCTGCCGCTCGCCTACGCGTCCGTCGCCGTGGCCGGGCTGTTCGCCCCGCCCCTGGAAGGCGGCCTGCGTGCCCTGTGGCCGTCGGTGCTGCGCCGCGAGGAGCAGGTGCACACCGCGTACGCCATGGACGCGATCGCGCAGGAGGTCATGTTCACCGTGGGGCCGCTGCTGGTGACCCTGTGCGTGTCCCTGTGGGACGAGCGCGCCGCCCTGCTCGTGCTGAACCTCCTGGGCGTCCTCGGCGCGCTCTCCGTGGTCGTCTCGCCGCCCTCGCGCGCGTGGCGCTCGGCCCCGCGCGAGGCGCACTGGCTCGGCGCCCTGCGCTCGCCCGGCCTGCTCGCCCTGCTCGGCGCCTTCCTGTTCATCGGCATCGCGCTGGGCTCCATCACGGTCGCGTCGGTGTCGTACGCCGACGGACACGGCGGCGACGCGGTCTACGGCTGGATGATGGCCGGGCTCGGCCTCGGCGCGCTCGCCGGCGGTACGGTCTACGGCGCCCGCCGGTGGGCCGGTGCGCCCGAGCGGCGACTGCGGTTCCTGGTGGCCCTTCTGGCGGTGTGTTACCTGCCGCTCACGCTGGTGCCGGGCGCGCCGGCCATGGTGCTGCTCACGGTCCTGTCCGGAGTGTTCCTCGCACCCTGTATCGCCTGCGCGTTCATCATCGTCGACCGGCACGCGCCGAGCGGGACCGTCACCGAGGCGTTCTCCTGGCTCGTGACGACGTTCACCGTGGGCGCCTCGGTCGGCACGGGCCTCGCGGGACCCGTCGTCCAGGCCGGCGGCACGGTGTGGGGCTTCGCCGTGCCCGGTGTCGCGGGGGCCGTGTCCCTGCTGGTCCTGCTCACCACCGCACGGGTCCTCGCAGCTCCCGCGTGCGGTGAGGTCGTTGCGGCTTCATCGGAAAATGATCCAAATCGTGCTGTCGAACCCCGTTTCAGCTCAGGGGATCGGGCGTAA
- the pafA gene encoding Pup--protein ligase — MDRRIFGLENEYGVTCTFRGQRRLSPDEVARYLFRRVVSWGRSSNVFLRNGARLYLDVGSHPEYATPECDNVIELVTHDKAGERILEGLLVDAERRLHEEGIAGDVYLFKNNTDSAGNSYGCHENYLVARHGEFSRLADILIPFLVTRQLLCGAGKVLQTPRGAVYCVSQRAEHIWEGVSSATTRSRPIINTRDEPHADAERYRRLHVIVGDSNMSETTMLLKVGATDLVLRMIEAGTVMRDLTLENPIRAIREVSHDITGRRKVRLASGREASALEVQREYFDKAVDFCDRRGIRTGTVAQVLELWGRTLDAIETEELDRIATEIDWVMKYKLIERYRAKHNMTMSHPRVAQIDLAYHDIHRRRGLYYLLERKGQAARICNDLKIFEGKSVPPQTTRARLRGDFIRRAQEQRRDFTVDWVHLKLNDQAQRTVLCKDPFRSVDDRVEKLIAGM; from the coding sequence ATGGACCGCCGCATTTTCGGGCTGGAGAACGAGTACGGCGTCACGTGCACGTTCAGGGGACAGCGCCGCCTGTCGCCTGACGAGGTGGCGCGGTACCTCTTCCGCCGTGTCGTGTCATGGGGCCGCAGCAGCAATGTCTTTCTGCGAAACGGCGCCCGGCTCTATCTCGACGTGGGCTCACATCCGGAATACGCGACCCCCGAATGTGACAACGTGATCGAACTGGTCACCCACGACAAGGCCGGCGAGCGCATTCTCGAAGGACTCCTGGTGGACGCGGAACGACGCCTGCACGAGGAGGGAATCGCAGGCGACGTCTACCTGTTCAAGAACAACACCGACTCGGCGGGCAACTCCTACGGCTGCCACGAGAACTATCTGGTGGCCCGGCACGGGGAGTTCTCCCGGCTCGCGGACATCCTCATCCCCTTCCTGGTCACCCGGCAGCTGCTGTGCGGCGCCGGCAAGGTGCTCCAGACCCCGCGCGGCGCCGTGTACTGCGTCAGCCAGCGCGCCGAGCACATCTGGGAGGGCGTCTCCTCGGCCACGACCCGCTCGCGGCCCATCATCAACACGCGCGACGAACCGCACGCGGACGCCGAGCGCTACCGCCGGCTGCACGTCATCGTGGGCGACTCGAACATGTCCGAGACGACCATGCTGCTCAAGGTCGGCGCGACCGACCTCGTGCTGCGCATGATCGAGGCGGGCACCGTGATGCGCGACCTGACCCTGGAAAACCCGATCCGGGCGATCCGCGAGGTCAGCCACGACATCACCGGCCGCCGCAAGGTCCGCCTGGCCAGCGGCCGGGAGGCCTCCGCGCTGGAGGTGCAGCGCGAGTACTTCGACAAGGCCGTGGACTTCTGCGACCGCCGCGGCATCCGCACCGGCACCGTCGCCCAGGTCCTGGAGCTGTGGGGCCGCACCCTCGACGCGATCGAGACCGAGGAACTGGACCGCATCGCCACCGAGATCGACTGGGTCATGAAGTACAAGCTCATCGAGCGGTACCGGGCCAAGCACAACATGACCATGTCGCACCCGCGGGTCGCGCAGATAGACCTCGCCTACCACGACATCCACCGCCGCCGCGGCCTGTACTACCTGCTGGAGCGCAAGGGCCAAGCCGCGCGGATCTGCAACGACTTGAAGATCTTCGAGGGCAAGTCGGTTCCCCCGCAGACCACTCGGGCCAGGCTGCGCGGCGACTTCATCCGCCGCGCCCAGGAACAGCGCCGGGACTTCACGGTCGACTGGGTCCACCTCAAGCTCAACGACCAGGCACAACGCACCGTGTTGTGCAAGGACCCGTTCCGTTCCGTGGACGACCGGGTGGAGAAGCTCATCGCCGGAATGTGA
- a CDS encoding FKBP-type peptidyl-prolyl cis-trans isomerase: protein MRRRSLLLAAVPAGLVTLSACGDNKSASSKASASPTPSVSTAPPPKIVEGPLPAITAGTKFGEKPTVAKGTGEPSKNLAVRTVIAGSGRTVAENDFIQANYLGQIWDTAKVFDNSYDRKSTLVMQLAQGSIIDGWRYALMGKKTGSRIEIAVPPTWGYGTSGNAQAGIKGTDTLVFVIDLIDSFNSKSSAHGKAVAQTDAALPKVATDTDGNVPKVTVPKTAPPKKLVSEYVLEGDGAELKADQAVLCQFQGLVWDSGKTFERTYGSGRLAQFSLQQMQQTVKGLALGLTGKKIGSRVLIVVPPELGYGNTPPSGGVIKKGSTLVFTVDILAAM, encoded by the coding sequence GTGCGCCGACGCTCACTCCTCCTCGCCGCCGTACCCGCGGGACTGGTCACCCTCTCCGCGTGCGGTGACAACAAGTCCGCCTCCAGCAAGGCGAGCGCCTCGCCGACGCCCTCGGTGTCCACGGCACCCCCGCCGAAGATCGTGGAGGGACCGCTGCCGGCGATCACGGCGGGCACGAAGTTCGGCGAGAAGCCGACGGTCGCGAAGGGTACCGGGGAGCCGTCGAAGAACCTCGCGGTCAGGACCGTGATCGCGGGCAGCGGCCGCACGGTCGCCGAGAACGACTTCATCCAGGCCAACTACCTGGGCCAGATCTGGGACACCGCCAAGGTCTTCGACAACTCCTACGACCGCAAGAGCACGCTGGTGATGCAGCTGGCCCAGGGCAGCATCATCGACGGCTGGCGGTACGCGCTCATGGGCAAGAAGACCGGCAGCCGCATCGAGATCGCCGTGCCGCCCACCTGGGGCTACGGCACGTCGGGCAACGCGCAGGCGGGCATCAAGGGCACGGACACGCTGGTCTTCGTGATCGACCTGATCGACTCCTTCAACTCCAAGAGCTCCGCGCACGGCAAGGCGGTCGCGCAGACCGACGCGGCCCTGCCCAAGGTGGCCACCGACACCGACGGCAACGTCCCGAAGGTCACGGTCCCGAAGACCGCCCCGCCGAAGAAGCTCGTGTCCGAGTATGTCCTGGAGGGCGACGGCGCCGAGCTCAAGGCCGACCAGGCGGTCCTGTGCCAGTTCCAGGGCCTGGTCTGGGACAGCGGCAAGACCTTCGAGCGGACGTACGGCTCGGGCCGGCTCGCCCAGTTCTCCCTGCAGCAGATGCAGCAGACGGTCAAGGGCCTGGCACTGGGTCTGACCGGCAAGAAGATCGGCAGCCGGGTGCTGATCGTCGTCCCGCCGGAGCTGGGTTACGGCAACACCCCGCCGAGCGGCGGTGTCATCAAGAAGGGCTCCACCCTCGTGTTCACGGTGGACATCCTCGCGGCGATGTAG
- a CDS encoding FKBP-type peptidyl-prolyl cis-trans isomerase, with the protein MSIDKPEIDFPEGPAPADLEIKDIWEGDGEVAQAGQTVTVHYVGVSYSTGEEFDASWNRGTPFRFPLGGGRVIKGWDLGVQGMKVGGRRQLTIPAHLAYGDQSPTPAIKAGETLIFVVDLIAV; encoded by the coding sequence GTGAGCATCGACAAGCCCGAGATCGACTTCCCGGAGGGCCCGGCCCCGGCCGACCTTGAGATCAAGGACATCTGGGAGGGCGACGGCGAGGTCGCGCAGGCGGGCCAGACCGTCACCGTGCACTACGTGGGCGTCTCCTACAGCACCGGCGAGGAGTTCGACGCCAGCTGGAACCGGGGCACCCCGTTCCGCTTCCCGCTCGGCGGGGGCCGCGTCATCAAGGGCTGGGACCTGGGCGTCCAGGGCATGAAGGTCGGCGGCCGCCGCCAGCTGACCATCCCCGCCCACCTCGCCTACGGCGACCAGAGCCCGACCCCGGCGATCAAGGCCGGCGAGACGCTGATCTTCGTGGTGGACCTCATCGCCGTCTGA
- a CDS encoding helix-turn-helix transcriptional regulator: MAIAKAERLMNLALCLLGARRPLSKRELRDSIEAYVEAARAQTGGAGSDDSFNRMFERDKDDLRELGLVIETVENLDGEVGYLARRDSNRLPPITLDAEEAAALGLAAKVWQQARLAGAASGALQKLRAAGLPEDVDPYEAHGALEPRIPVHETAFEPLMLACRDRRPVVFEYRKASAARPEPRHVEPWALECWRGHWYLAGFDRDRGAERVFRLSRITGRVRSRGTGFTAPVPDVVTVRETVASWAGEIADRTALIRLRSGSGYPLRAKATSVRELGDGWDELEIPYGHGLDAWLVEFGPDVVVLEPAELRADVVDRLRAVAKG, encoded by the coding sequence ATGGCCATTGCCAAGGCAGAGCGGCTGATGAACCTCGCGCTGTGCCTGCTCGGGGCACGGCGGCCGCTCAGCAAGCGTGAGCTGCGGGACTCCATCGAGGCATACGTCGAGGCCGCCAGGGCGCAGACCGGCGGGGCGGGCAGCGACGACTCCTTCAACCGCATGTTCGAGCGGGACAAGGACGACCTGCGCGAGCTGGGCCTGGTCATCGAGACCGTGGAGAACCTCGACGGCGAGGTCGGCTATCTCGCCCGCCGCGACAGCAACCGCCTGCCGCCCATCACCCTGGACGCCGAGGAGGCCGCGGCGCTCGGACTCGCCGCCAAGGTGTGGCAGCAGGCCCGCCTCGCCGGTGCCGCCAGCGGCGCCCTGCAGAAGCTGCGCGCCGCCGGACTGCCCGAGGACGTCGACCCCTACGAGGCGCATGGCGCCCTGGAACCGCGCATCCCGGTCCACGAGACCGCCTTCGAGCCCCTGATGCTGGCCTGCCGCGACCGCCGCCCGGTCGTCTTCGAGTACCGCAAGGCCTCCGCCGCCCGCCCCGAGCCCCGGCACGTGGAGCCCTGGGCCCTGGAGTGCTGGCGCGGGCACTGGTATCTGGCCGGATTCGACCGCGACCGGGGCGCCGAGCGCGTCTTCCGGCTCTCCCGGATCACCGGCCGGGTCCGCTCGCGCGGCACGGGCTTCACCGCCCCCGTGCCGGACGTCGTCACCGTACGCGAGACCGTGGCGAGCTGGGCCGGGGAGATCGCCGACCGCACGGCGCTGATCCGGCTGCGCTCCGGCTCCGGTTACCCCCTTCGGGCGAAGGCCACCAGCGTCCGGGAACTCGGCGACGGCTGGGACGAGTTGGAGATTCCGTACGGGCACGGTCTGGACGCCTGGCTGGTCGAGTTCGGACCTGACGTGGTGGTCCTGGAGCCGGCCGAGCTGCGCGCGGACGTGGTGGACCGGCTGCGCGCCGTGGCCAAGGGCTGA
- a CDS encoding helix-turn-helix transcriptional regulator, producing MAGKPVRPVNAIDQTRRMLSLVTYLRERPGARIADVARAFGITEDELVADLDLLPMCGTSFRGGDLLDIDTDGERIWWHNPAALGEEAAEPLRLAADEATALLVAARAVSTLPGLRESDRQALLRATAKVEAAAGEAAGASARLSVTFESEGGVFADVDRAISERRRLWIRYYSPARDEVTEREIDPIRLVSVGHTYVEAWCRRSEARRTFRLDRVAEIRILDEPSAPPEIELRDLSEALVQPAAEDPEVVVEVGPGGRWVAEYYPHDSADELPDGGLRITLRTPDPASLRRLALRLGADGRIVSPPELAESARRAAAEALAAYAE from the coding sequence ATGGCAGGCAAACCGGTCAGGCCCGTGAACGCCATCGACCAGACCCGGCGGATGCTCTCCCTGGTCACGTATCTCAGGGAGCGCCCCGGCGCCCGGATCGCGGACGTCGCCCGCGCCTTCGGCATCACCGAGGACGAGCTGGTCGCCGACCTCGATCTGCTGCCCATGTGCGGCACCAGCTTCCGCGGCGGCGACCTGCTGGACATCGACACCGACGGCGAGCGCATCTGGTGGCACAACCCGGCCGCGCTCGGCGAGGAGGCCGCCGAGCCGCTCCGGCTCGCCGCCGACGAGGCCACCGCGCTGCTCGTGGCCGCCCGCGCGGTCTCCACCCTGCCCGGCCTGCGCGAGAGCGACCGCCAGGCCCTGCTGCGCGCCACCGCCAAGGTGGAGGCCGCGGCCGGCGAGGCCGCCGGGGCCAGCGCCCGGCTGTCGGTGACCTTCGAGTCCGAGGGCGGTGTCTTCGCCGACGTCGACCGGGCCATCTCCGAGCGCCGCCGGCTGTGGATCCGCTACTACTCCCCGGCCCGCGACGAGGTCACCGAGCGCGAGATCGATCCCATCCGCCTGGTCAGCGTGGGACACACCTATGTCGAGGCCTGGTGCCGCCGCTCCGAGGCACGGCGCACCTTCCGGCTCGACCGGGTGGCCGAGATCAGAATCCTGGACGAGCCTTCCGCGCCGCCCGAGATAGAGCTGCGGGACCTCTCCGAGGCCCTGGTGCAGCCAGCCGCCGAGGACCCGGAGGTCGTGGTCGAGGTGGGCCCCGGCGGCCGCTGGGTCGCCGAGTACTACCCGCACGACAGCGCCGATGAGCTTCCCGACGGCGGCCTGCGTATCACTCTGCGCACACCCGACCCGGCCTCCCTGCGCCGACTGGCCCTGCGCCTCGGCGCCGACGGCCGGATCGTCTCCCCGCCGGAGCTGGCCGAAAGCGCCCGGAGGGCGGCCGCCGAGGCGTTGGCGGCGTACGCCGAGTGA
- the tatA gene encoding Sec-independent protein translocase subunit TatA — MFRNALEPWHLVLLVLVIVLVFGSKKLPDMARSLGKSARILKSEAKAMKDDGKQSTASAQPAEEQSPAQRTIQAAPGDVTSSRPVNEPTDTTTQR; from the coding sequence ATGTTCCGCAACGCACTTGAGCCGTGGCACCTGGTGCTCCTGGTTCTCGTGATCGTCCTCGTGTTCGGCTCCAAGAAGCTTCCGGACATGGCTCGCTCGCTCGGCAAGTCCGCGCGCATCCTGAAGAGCGAGGCCAAGGCGATGAAGGACGACGGCAAGCAGTCCACCGCCTCCGCCCAGCCCGCCGAGGAGCAGTCCCCGGCTCAGCGCACGATCCAGGCCGCGCCCGGCGACGTGACCAGCTCCCGGCCGGTCAACGAGCCGACGGACACGACCACCCAGCGCTGA